TGACCATAAGGTTGGCATCTGAAATGCCTTAGTGGGTTCGGCCCAAAAGCTCCCACAGGATAACTGACATATCCTTACATGACTTTATCAGGTAAAGCCTCTCCTTCAAAACTTAAAAGAAAAGACAGTGTCTTCTCAGTTTTACCACGCTTGCCACGAGCTGCATCGTACCAAACGGTGGGCATCACAGACACAAGGAATCTTACATTTCAGTTGCTCCACCTCAACACTTAACGCCACCTCACTAATCACTACTTTCAAAGGTGCATGTTCTGCAAAGGTCTTGTCCCTAGGCGCGTGACACAAAGCTCCCTCTGAACAGAAGAATCCACTTTGAGCTACCTTCACCGATTTAATAGTACCCAACTTCTTTTCTACCCAGCCTGAGACTACATATGGATCAGTCAAAAGACAGAGATCCGCGTTCTCCAAAACTTTCACTCCCACTGGGTCCGACTCATCCTTTGCATGACCATCGGGGCGAGACTTGGACTCAGAGGTCTTCACCACACCTGCCACCACAGCTAATTCATCCTCACTCTCGTCAGGTTACTCGGTGCCATTCTCAAGACACTTCTTCCCACTGCATTTgactcttctctttcttctcacTGTCCATAACAACGTCTATCCGTTCATCATGCTCATGCCGTGCCTTTATCTGCTGTACTGTTTGCAGAACATGCACTGATGGCCTTTTTCTAATACCCACCTTTTCCTAGCCCAATTTACTAGTCTGGCCatctctggcttctccatgcttGCAAAACATGCTTCTCCAGATCTTAGGAATGCTAACAGGAAATATAGTGTCGGCAGcggtgtagtggtgcctggagaagtgggtatataCAAATTTAGCCAAAAATGTCCCTACCGGCCCACCCGGTGAAGGCACAGTGCCGTGTGATTTAAAAAGAAATGACAAACAGTGACAGACTCAATGACCTAAAATGAGAAATCTCatattttttaattgtttttttaatagaaaacaacaaaattggatgttctaagttaacaacaatgcttaaaccacatcagaccacttttgaggtctggtaAAAATCTAAGACATTTAGATTTTTGAGTGTAGTTAGACTTTAATTCAACTGagcaggcacctagcactgttgtttggttagcagtgtttctgtagcacacatggcttttgcaaaacaaatggccactggattgatgcaaataatcatgataacATTCTTCCGggtaggcataggctactttgtagctagctaacatttaattgagaaggtacTTGGCAAAGCCTTTCCATCTGCTGTTCCTTAATTGTTTGAGACCTGGACATTTTACTTcctattatgaggcatgtcttaccttgcttcaaagaaGCTTATAGCCAAAATCCCACCATAGCAACGTGGAGGCAATTcttttataaagacttcctcatatgcactctcctgttctattggttttcaaaagAACTTTCTTTCATTATCTAGCAGCTAAAGGCATTATCCAAGTCATATTAGTAATCCATGATATTTGTTGCATCTTTACATCCCCCCCATCTTTCAAAATTTCGAATGGATATTTCCATCTCAAAGTCTATGAAACCGCTCGGCCTACCACCGTGTTTACATTGCATGCTTAAAATGTGAAGCAATAAtactttatcaacattttaagctaaacattttgATCTGTTTCATCAGCCTTATTCATTGATACAGCGTATACCTTCACTACTTTGATATGCATCGTGGGGATTAAGAAATGAGAAAAAGGTAATGCCCACCAAAAAAAATCTATAAtgtctgggatccttgggacgtccctgcCTCATTGAAGTTAAAATTTTAAATGGTATGGATAAAGGGTAGGGAAGTCCCAAGGATCCCGCATAGCACTGACcatgtgaacaacaggcacaactccgatataaagttgtttttctCAAAGTagtcacgtgtcctacttattAGTACACTCATAACAACCTAAGtattacgaaacttctattcaATTAAATATGCCTCGCATAGCAAATAAGCCATTCCATTTTTTTGTTGACCGAATTACACAATCaaattgacctccatacaaaaactcctgATGGGGAAGACCAATTTTTTGCTtttcgcttcgcctcttcctctgaTTGTATAGATacattgagagaatgccaagagtgcaaagctgtcatcaaggctaagggtggctactttgaagaatctcaaatatattttgatatgtttaacacttttttagttactacatgattccatatgtgttatttcatagttttgatgtcttccctattattctacaatgtaaaacagtAATAATAaagaaccctggaatgagtagatgtgtcaaaTTTTGACTGGTATACCCAAATAGTCTTGACATGGAATAGTCTTCATGAAAGTCCCTTTGTGAGAATGTGGCAATCATGTTACACAGATGTATATTGCATGAAACAATAATACTGACAGCAAAAATATACAGATATGTAGAactcaaaataaataaacatattttaCAAACACACCATTGGATAACATCTCTTGCCTTAAGGCCATTATTAGGAGGAAACACAGAATGTGATAATGATAATATATCAAAGAAAGAGAGTAAAGCAAAAGAGGGTCAAAAAGAGGTGTATACAGACAGACCACAATACCGTATTAGACcgttcaataaaaaaaattgaaataactGCACGCACATTCCTCCAAGAAATGTTAACTTTAGAACAGTATCTTCTTCTTATGTTGTTTATGTTCAATTCTTCCATTCAAGCCACAGCAGTATTAAAAGGAGAGGAGGAATCATTGCAGAGTGGAGGAGAGTCACAGTATTTCCCTCAGCAAGGGCAGATGCTCTTATTAATATTTGTCTCTTGTGAAAGCCTAACCCTTCCGTCCTCCCTCTCCACATCCCTGTACAGCAGGGACTTCTGGGCCTTCAGCCGACATGCAAGGCACATGAAAATGGAGTCCACGTTTTGGCTCTCCTTTGGGTCCTTGGCCGAGGTCTCAAACAGCAGCATGTTGTGGGCGTCTGCAAACTTGAGGGCAGTGTTGGAGGGCACTTGTATCTGACTAACCAGGTCACACTTGTTGCCCACCAGTACCCGAGGCACAGTGGGTGAGACACGGTGCCCGTTGCACTCCTGGATCCACGTCTTCAGGTTCTGGAATGAGTTCATCTTAGTGACATCGTAAACGAAAACGACAGCGTGCACATTGCGGTAGTAGTGTTCTACCATGCTCTTCCTGAAGCGTTCCTGTCCTGCAGTGTCCCACACCTGCACCTGTTGAGGAGTAATAACAGATCTAGTGGTCAGAGAGTAATCGTTGGTattggtcagagatagatggtaTATTAAATGGGTTGAGACATAATCAGAATAAATAATAAACGGAACAATGTACAAAGGAAAATGTAGGTAACCGGCTTAGTTTAATGATTATGTTTGGAGGATCA
Above is a genomic segment from Oncorhynchus kisutch isolate 150728-3 linkage group LG19, Okis_V2, whole genome shotgun sequence containing:
- the LOC109864496 gene encoding ras-related protein Rab-33A-like; amino-acid sequence: MANESLENDGGTGSRNSRNIHFTSSVDLSTSLESSVQTRIFKIIVIGDSNVGKTCLTFRFTGGSFPEKTEATIGVDFREKAVEIEGEKIKVQVWDTAGQERFRKSMVEHYYRNVHAVVFVYDVTKMNSFQNLKTWIQECNGHRVSPTVPRVLVGNKCDLVSQIQVPSNTALKFADAHNMLLFETSAKDPKESQNVDSIFMCLACRLKAQKSLLYRDVEREDGRVRLSQETNINKSICPC